A stretch of DNA from Methanobrevibacter gottschalkii DSM 11977:
TAATTTAACAATTGTTATATTATAAAAGATAATATAGTACTTTATATAAACTATTTGATGGTGATGTTATGATTGTTATTGTAGGAACTGGTGCTGGTGGAGGAATATTGGCCCGTGAAATTGCAAAAGAAGGTATTGATGTAACAATTTTGGAAAAAGGACCATACATACATTCAAAAGATGCATTTAATTATTATGATACGTATTCTGGTGATGTTGATTTACTCACAACTACTTGCATTGGCGGTTCAACAATTGTATCCATGTCGAACATGGTAAGGGCACTTGATGATGAATTATTGGATTATGATATTGATTTATCTGATGCCTATGAATATGTTGAAGATTTGATTAATGTACATCCTATTGATGATTCTCATATTGGAAAAGGCACTAAGGCATTTTTAGATGCAGGTAATGAACTTGGCCTTCAAACAATGAAAATGCCAAAAGCAATTAGGGAAGAAGAATGTATTCAATGTGGAAAATGCGCATTCGGTTGTCCTGTTGATGCTAAATTTTCTGGAAAAGATTTCATCGATGAAGCAGTTGAATATGGTGCAGCACTGATTTGTGAAGCTGATGTTCGTGAAGTAACAAGTAATGATGGTGTTGTATATGGTGTAAAATATATTAAAGATGGTAAAGAAGAAATCATAAAGGCTGATAAGGTTGTATTGTCTGCTGGTGCAATTGGTTCAACTTTAATTTTAAGAAAATCCGGAATTTCCAAAGCGGGCCGTGAAATATTCTTTGATCCATTTGTAAGTGTTGGAGGATACTTAAAAGATGTTAACTTCAATAGTGAAGTACAAATGGCAGGTCTTATAATAGGTAAAAATTTTGTTCTGGCACCTCATTATTCCTCATTTATTCCGGGAAACATTGATGATGATTCAGTAACTGAAAATGATATCCTTAGTATAATGGTAAAAACCTCTGATGAATGTAAAGGCTATGTAACCGACGATGGTGATGTTGTTAAAATCAATACCATTCAGGATATAAGATATCTGGCTGAAGGAACTGCAACTGCAGGTTTTGTTCTAGAACGTGCTGGTGTTGATCCAAACACTATTGGTTCAACGGTGTATAGGGGAGCACATCCTGGGGGAACTGCAAAAATTGGTGAAATAGTAAACAGTAATTTGGAAACAGAAATTGACAATTTATTTGTCTGTGATGCAAGTGTATTGCCAATATCTCCCGGTAAACCTCCAATATTAACAATACTTGCATTATCTAAAAGATTAGCGGACTATTTAAAGAATTAGAAGATTATTCAAATTGTTTATAAATATCTTCTGTTTTTATTAATTTTTCACAATAGTGACATCTGACTACAGGAGGATTTTCAGTAACAACATTAAAAATTGTGGTTATTGGTTCATTTTCATAGTTAGTAATGCATTTTGGATTTGTACACTTAATGATTGATGTAATCTTTTTGGGCAGTACAATCTTATTTTTTTTAATAGGTTTAAAATCCCTAATAATATTAATTGTAGCTTCCGGGGCAATTAAAGCAACTTGATTAAGTTCTTCATGGCCCAATTCCCTATTTTCAATTTTTAGAATGTCTTTTCTACCAAGTTCTTTGGAAGACACATTCATAGCTACAGTGATATTTTTTGTTTCATTGTCCGGAAGACCTAATATTTTAAGGATGTGCAATGTTTTATTGGCTGTAATATGGTCGATAACAGTACCATTCTCAATAGCTTTGATTTTTAATTCGGATTTGTTGTTAGCCATTTAATCTACCTTGTATACATTTTTAAATCTTTCATTTCAATAACTGCTTCAGTGTCTGTAATTAATTTTTCAGAATCTTTATCTTTAGTTGCAATGGTGAAACTTTCAATTACTCTTGCTCCACGCATTTTTACTTTTTCTTCAAGTCTTTCGATATTTGTATCTCCACGACTGCCGTCCATAGTAGCAAATAAAATAACATCTTTTCCAGTTAAATTACACCTGTCTATTATTGTTAAAATTGCAGGAGTTGGATTTCCTGCCCATGTAGGTGTTCCAAAGATGATTGTATCATAATCGGTTAAATCAACTCTTGCAGGAGTAATATCTGTTTTACTTTCCCTAAATGCACTAATTGATGCAATGAATTTATTTTTAAATCCATTTCGATTTTTCAAATCTTGAATTCTTAATACATTTGCTCTTAGATTTTTTGCTAAAGTATGAGCTACTAATTCAGTTTTCCCACTTTGCGAATAATAAATTATTAGTGTAGCCATGTTTTTTTTCTCCTCAGTTTATTCAAGGATAAATACCTAAATGTTGTAACCCTAATTGTTCTTTAAGGCCAAGAACAATATTCATATTTTGAATAGCTTGACCTGATGCGCCTTTCACAAGGTTATCAATACAGGATAACATTACGATTCTACCAGTTTCATCAATCTCAAACCCTCCGATATGTACAAAGTTAGATCCTCTAACTGAACTTAAATGCGGAATTTCACCTTCATCCATAAGTTTAATAAAGTACTCGTCTCCGTATTCTTCTTCATATAATGATCTGATTTCATCAGGAGTAATGTCCAGATGTTCTTCTTTTAAGAAACTGTGACTTGTAGTTTGAATTCCTCTATTGACTGGTACTAAATGAGGGGTAAATGAAACTTTAACATCATCAAATCCATGTAATTCTTGCTGAATCTCTGATGTGTGCCTATGTGCAGAAATTTTATATGGATTTACATTGTCTGCAATATTCGGATAATGTGTAGTTCCGGAAGGGGTTACACCAGCTCCACTAACTCCAGATTTTGAATCAATGACAATTTTTTCAACCAAATCATTTTTAACAAGAGGATATGATGATAAAATTGCACCGGTTGGGAAGCATCCTGGATTTGATACCAAATTAGCTTTTTCAATTTCATCTCTGTATAATTCAGGAAGTCCAAAAGCACCTTTATTTTTTTTATCAGTATGTTTCATTCCGTACCATTTTTCATAAACTTCAGTATTGCGATATCTGTAATCTCCACTTAAATCAACTACTTTAGCGCCAGTTTCTAAAAGTTCTGGAACAATTTTCATTGATGCGCCATGGGGAGTTGCAGTAAAGATTACATCAGCATCTATATCAGATGGTTTCTTGTCTTTAAATACTAATCCTGTATCTCTGATATGGGGATGGGTTTTATGAACCGGCTGTCCGTCCAATTTTCTTGATGTAATCTCAGTCACTTCAACTTCCGGATGCACACTAAGCATTCTTAAAAGCTCTCCTCCGGTATATCCGCTTGCTCCTACGATTGCTACATTTTTCATTTTAATAATCTCCTAATTAGTATAATTCTCCAGTTTTATCTTTAAAATCTGTGTGTTTGATTCTTTTAATAATTTTACAAGTGCTGTCAAGTTCTCCAAACATATAATCCTCAACACGCATAGCTTTAGCATTAATTCCTCTTTTGTCTAGGGATTCTTGTAATTTATCAACATTGTGGTCTTGATCGGAACCTATTGCGATAATGTCAGGTTTAATTTCTTCAACGATTTTAAACATGTCTCCAGCATGTCCAAGATAGGCTTCATCAACAGGTTTAAGACTTTTAATCATCTCAAGTCTTTGTTCTTGGGGTATTATTGGTGTTCTTTTTCTTTTTTCAACAGTTGAATCTCTAGCTATTACAACTGCAAGAACAGCATCTTCTCCACCTAATTCCTTAGCCTTTTTGAGGAATAATACATGTCCTGGATGGAGTATATCGAATGTTCCGGTCGCCATTACTTTCATCAAATTACCTCTTTTGATATTTTAAAGCTTCAGTTAAATCAATTTTATCTTTATAAAGTGCAGAACCAATTACTATGCCGTCCACACCGCTTTCATTTAATTTTTTAATATCATCTATTGTTGTAATTCCTCCTGAATAAACAATAGGAATATCAACAGATTCTTTAAGCTCAACTACAGGATCTGTGTAAAATCCGCCTAAAAGTCCTTCAACATCAACATTTGTAAATAAGATACTTCCAGCTCCATATTCTTTAAATTCAGATGAAAGTTCAACCGGACTTTTATCAATTTTTTCCCGCCATCCTTTAATAACTACCTTATTGTCTTTACTGTCAAGTGAAATCATTATTCTATCTGATCCATACTCATCAGATAATTCAGTAATAGTTTCTGGGTGTTGAATGCCCATTGTTCCAATTATTAATCTTTCAATATCAAGGTTTAATAACTGACGAGCATAGTCCAAGCTTCTAATTCCACCACCAAGCTGAATTGGAATGCTGATTTCATTTAGGATTTTTTCAATAGTGTCCAAACTAGCAATACCATTAATTGTTCCATCTAAGTCAATAACATGAATATTACGGGCTCCTAAATCTTCCCAATGTTTTGCAACAAGTTCAGGATTTTCTAATTCTACCATTTCACTTCCAGGTTCGCCTTGAACAAGTTGTACACATTTTCCATTTTTAATGTCAACTGCAGGCATGATTAACATTTCATCTTTTTTAAATGACATTTGGATTTTTTCCTGTAAACTTTTATTATGATTTACCTTTTTGTTTTAAAATGTTTTATATGTATTGATTATATACTGATAGGTATGAATGAGAAACTCTATGAATTATTTGATGTTGTGTTAAAATCTGAATTTTCAATAAAAGAGTATGATGATAAAACGATTATTGAGTTGGGTGAAAACTCAAAATATGGAAAAATGGAAACTTATTCGTTATTTCCGGGTATTATTCTTGCTTATATTGATGTGAATATTGAAAACGTGGAAGATGTTTTCATTGAAGAAAAAATGGAGTCTAGATTGCTTGAAATTAATCATTGTGCTAGGGGCAGATATGCATATGCTGTCGGTGATGATAAAATAATTTACTTTGGACGTGGAGATTTATGTGTTAGCATTTATGATTTAACGAAATCATTATCGGAGTTTCCATTAGGTTATTATGAAGGATTGGAGATTTTCATTGATGTGGATATGGCTGATGAATACATTAAAGATTATGTTCCTGATTTTGATTTGATTGAATTTTATGAAACATTGGAGAAAAATAATGGGTTTGTATTGCTGAGAGCTAATGAAAAAATTGATCATGTAATTGGTGAGCTGTATGATGTTGATGAGAGAATTAAACAATCTTATTATAAGTTAAAATGTTTGGAATTGTTATTATTTTTTTCAATTACTAATTTTACTAAAACAGAATCGTTTTCTCTTTCTAAAAAACAGGTTAAAATTATTGAAAGTGTGAAAAACGATTTGACTGAGAATCTGGAAACTAAAATAACCATTGATCAGCTTGCAAATAAATATGGCATGAGTAAAACCACTTTAAAAAATTGTTTTAAGGAAATTTATGGAAAACCTATATTTAAATGGAGAAAGGAGTATAGATTGGATTATGCTTGTCATCTGATTGAGGAAGGCCATTATTCTATTAGTGAAATTTCAAAAATTGTTGGTTATTCTTCTCATTCTAAATTTAGTCAGGCTTTTAGGGAGTATGTTGGCTGTGCACCTTCAAAATATAAAAATTAATTAATGTCTTTTTGGCATATTTTTTGACTTTTTAGTTCAATCATATTTATATACTAATTTTAATTATATTTTATAATGTAAAATGGTTTATTTAAGTTATTTTTTAAAAAATACATAATATTAGTCTTTTAATTTATTTTTAGGATATTTTTAGGCTATTGTCTTTTTAGACCATTTTAAATTTTTAGGTATTCCTAAATTAACTTTTTAGGAGGTTTTTATGTCAAATAATCAAAATAAGAATAAATTCATACGATTGCTTAATTATTCGGGAAATTATAAATATTTAACTATTTTAGGTATGATTTTTTCAGGTTTAAGTGCAATTTCTCTTTTAGTCCCATTCATATACATATGGAATGTGGTAAATGCACTTTTAGTTGTAGCTCCAGACTTTGCTAAAGCACAGAATTTGGAAAGTTATGCGGTTGGTGCGTTTTTCTATGCATTTTTAGGGATTGCCTTAAACTTTTGCGGTTTAATGTGCACTCACTTATCTGCATTTAAAAATGAGAAAAACATGAAAGATGCTACTATCAATCATCTGTTAAATTTGCCTTTAGGTTATTTCTCAAACCACACTAGTGGCGGCTTAAGAAAAGTAATTGATTTTAGTACTGCAAAAACTGAAGGATTTTTAGCTCATAATTTATTTGATCTGGTAGGAGCAATAGTCACACCAATTGTATTTTTAATATTGTTATTCAGTTTTGATTTGTTGCTTGGATTAATATGTATTATTCCAATTATACTATGTTTCTTATTCATGTATCCAATGTTTTCTAAAGATTCACAAAACATTATGGCCCAGTATCAAAGTTACTTGGAAAAAATGAATTCTGAAGCGGTTGAATATGTAAGGGGAATTCCAGTTACAAAAGCATTCCAACAAACTGTATATTCATTTAGAAACTTCATTGATGCAATTAAAAATTACGGAAAATTCGCTGCAGATTATTCTCTATCAACACAACTTCCAATGACTGCATTTACAGTATCCATCAATGGATTTTTTGCTTTATTAATTCCTGCAGGCATATTAATTGCAGGAACTCTTGTTGATGTTAAATTTTTAGCTAATTTTATTTTCTATGTGATTTTCACACCGATATGTGCTGTGATGATGAATAAGATAATGACAATTTCACAAGATTGGATGCTTGCAAGTTATGCATTGGATGGTATTGAAGCTATTTTAAATGAAAAACCATTAGCAGAACCGGCAAACCCGCAGAAACCTAAAAATCATTCAATTAAATTTGAAGGAGTATTTTTCGACTATGAAGAATCAAACTCTGAAGAACATATATTAAATGATATTAATCTTAAAATAAACGAAAATGATTCTGTTGCGTTAGTTGGGCCATCAGGTGGAGGAAAAACAACTATTGCATCATTAATTCCAAGATTTTGGGATGTGGATGAAGGTTCAATTAAAATTGGTGAAGTTGATGTGAGAGATATATCAACAAAAGACTTAATGGAGAATATTTCTTTTGTATTTCAGAATACTAGGTTATTTAAAGATTCAATTTATAATAATGTAGCTATTGGCAAAAAAGGCGCTTCAAGAGAAGAAATTCTAAATGCATTAAGTCTTGCTCAATGTGATGATATTATTGATGAGTTGCCGGATGGAATTGATACAGTAATTGGAACAGAGGGAACTTATCTTTCAGGAGGTCAACAACAAAGAATCGCTCTTGCAAGGGCAATTTTAAAAGATGCTCCAATTATTATTTTAGATGAAGCAACTGCATTGGCGGATCCCGAAAATGAATACATGATTCAAAAAGCTATTTCGGAAATTACCAAAGATAAAACGGTTATAATGATTGCTCATAGGTTATCTACAGTTAAAAATGTGGATAAGATTTATGTGGTTGAAAACGGAAGAGTTGTGGAAGAAGGTAATCACAGTACTTTAGTTGAAAATGAAGGTCTTTATTCTAAAATGTGGGATGAATTCAACAGATCTATTCAATGGAAAGTTAAAAGTGAGGTGATATAATGTTATCTGAATTGTTTATTGAAAGATTTGGATTAACAAAAGAGGGTTCTGATAATTTAATTAAAGGAATTATTTACACTGCACTTCAAAATATTTCATTCATGTTTCCAGTTGGATTATATGCTGCACTGTTATATATCTGGATTAATCCTTTAATGGGTGGGGAAATAATCAGTCCTGATTTAGGAATATTTATTTTAGGCATTTTGATTATACTTGGAATTATATTTGCATTTTCATGGAAACAGTATCATTTTGTATATAATACAACTTATGTTGAAAGTACAAACAGACGAATAAATTTAGGTGAAAATTTAAGAAAATTGCCTCTTTCATTTTTTGAAAGAAGGGATTTAGCTGATTTAACTGCAACAATTATGAACGATTGCACTGATTTGGAACATGTGTTCTCACATGCAATTCCTCAATTGCTTGGTTCAATATTATCATTAATTTTAGTGTCCATTGGTCTTCTGATCTTTGACTGGAGATTAGCCGTAGCACTTTTATGGGTAGTTCCAGTATCATTTATAATACTGTATATTTCAAAAAGAATGATTTACAGAGGTAGTAAAATTGTAACAAATGATTTGCTTGAATGCGGAGATTCAATGCAGGAATGTATAGATTCAATTCGTGATTTAAAATCATATAATTATGAAAATGAGTATTTATCTAAATTAAATGATATTACCAGCAAAATAGAAAAATCAAGAATTAAATCAGAATTAATGCTTTCAAGTGGAGTTATTACTGGAAAAGTAATTTTAAATCTTGGAATAGTTTCTGTCATATTATTAGGTTCAAATCTAATCATGAATGGTCAGGTAACAATTTATACTTTTTTAATATTCCTGATAGCTTCTGCAACTATTTATGCTCCAGTTGAAAATGGATTAATGTTTTTGTCTGAAATATTGATGATGGATATTAAAATTGAAAGAGCAAAGGAAATAGAAATGCTTGTTACAGAAGAGGGTCTTAAAGATTATTCTCTTGATGGTTATGATTTGGAATTTAGAAATGTTAAATTTAACTATGATAATTTAAAAGATGTTTTATCTGATATTGATTTTATTGCAAAACAAGGTGAAGTGACTGCACTTGTCGGACCTTCAGGAGGAGGTAAATCAACGGTTTCAAAACTCGCAGCAAGATTTTGGGATCCGGTTTCTGGTGAAGTTTCAATTGGAGGGCAAAATCTGGCAGAATTGGATTCAGAAAAACTCCTTGAAAACTTTTCGATTGTATTTCAGGATGTAATTTTATTTAATAATACAATCATGGAGAATATTCGTGTTGGAAAAAAAGATGCAAGTGATGATGAAGTGATTAATGCAGCAAAACTTGCAGAATGTGAGGAATTCGTTCAAAAACTTCCGAATGGATATAATACTATTATCGGTGAAAATGGTGAGTTATTATCCGGAGGTCAGAGACAAAGAATTTCTATTGCAAGAGCTTTACTTAAAAATGCCAATATTGTCCTTTTAGATGAAGCAACTTCATTTTTGGATGTTGAAAATGAATCTAAAATTCAAAAGGCTATTTCAACATTAATTAAAAATAAAACGGTCATTATCATTGCACATAGGATGCGTACAATCGCAAATGCAGATAAAATCGTTGTCTTGGATGATGGTAGGATTGTTGAGCAAGGTTCACCAGATGAATTGCTTGCTCAAAATGGATTATTTAAACATATGGTTGAATTACAAAAATTAAGCGGTAAATGGGAGATATAATTTCCCAATATTTATTTTTATATTAAATTAATTAGGAGGAAAAGTTATGAGTGAAATATTAAATGTGAAAGATTTGATTACTGTTGGTATTTTTTCAGTGATTATGGTGGTATTGATATTCCTGTTTGGAATGTTGGGATATATTCCAATATTGATGTTGGCTCTTCCGATTATTGCTGCATTAATATGTGGAGTTCCATATATGCTGTTTTTAACAAGAGTAACAAAATTTGGAATGGTGACATTGCTGGGTTTAGTTTTAGGAATTGTAATGTTTTTAAGTGGTCACACATGGGTGCCTATTGTAATATTTACGTTATTTGCATTTGTTGCAGATTGCATATTAAAAATGGGCGATTATTCATCTGTTAAAAATTCAATTATTAGTTATAGTTGTTTTATAGTAGGTATTATGGGTAATATGCTACCATTTTTTGTTTTAAGGGATTATTTCATTGGATCTATACGTAATTCAATGGGTAATGATTATGTGAATGTGATTGCACCATTTTTAAATTATGAAGTTTTTATAATTCTAGTTATTTTAACATTTATTTTTGGTTTAATAAGTGCATATCTTGGTAAAATAGTATTGAAAAAACACTTTGAAAGAGCGGGAATAGCTTAGGTGATTTTGTGGAATTAAAACTAAATAATAATCCTGGTTTAAATGTGGATCCTAGAACAAAAATCATTCTTCTGATTATTATAAGTTTCATGGTTTTTAATGAGGCACCGTTATATGTTAGCGGTATTCTAGTTTTAATTCCATTTTTCTGTTTATTTTTTTCAGATTATAAAAAAGTAGCCTTAATTTATATTGCAGTATATTCAATGGCCATTTATGTTCAAATTTATTTGATTCCGACATCTACAGGTATCTTATCTATAATCTTGATAACTTTTAGTTATACCTCATCTAGGATGTTGCCTATTTTCATGATGGGGTATTATACAATATCTTCAACAAAAGTTAGTGAATTTATAACTTCAATGGAGAATATTAATGTTCCAAAAGAGATTATTATTCCTCTTTCTGTAGTTTTCAGATATGTGCCATCAGTTTATGATGAAATCAAATCAATAACTAATGCAATGAAAATGAGAGGTTTTGGTTTAACAGTTAAATCTTTAAAATCTCCTTTGAAAATGATTGAATTTTATATGATTCCTATTTTAATAAGTGCTGTTAAAACAAGTGATGAATTATCAGCAGCGTCTCTTACAAGAGGGCTTAGTAATCCTAGAAAAAGAACGCATTTACTTGAAGTTAAATTTTCTAAAATAGATTATTTTTTAATTATGATTGCGGTTATCGGGTTTATAATTTTTGCATATTATTTTATAGGAGGTCATTAATTGATAAATATTAATAATGTTTCATTTTCATATAATGATGATATTAATTTGGAAAATATTAATTTAAACATTAAAAAAGGTGAAGTTATTTTACTTTGTGGCGAATCTGGCTGCGGAAAAACAACACTGACTCGTTTTTTAAATGGACTTATTCCAAATTTTTTTGATGGAAATAGAAAGGGTTCAGTATATATGAATGGCAATCTGATTGATGAGATGAAGATATATGAAATATCGGAATATATAGGATCGGTTTTCCAAAATCCTAAAACACAATTTTTCAATGTGGATACAACTTCTGAACTGGTTTTTGGATGTGAAAATTTAGCTATTGATAAAGATGAAATTGAAAGAAGATTGGAAATGGTTGTCAATGATTTTGATTTGGAACATTTATTAAATAAGAATATTTTCGAATTGTCCGGTGGTGAAAAACAAAAAATAGCATGTGCATCTGTTTCTGCGGTTTTTCCGGATATATTGGTTTTGGATGAACCATCTTCCAATTTGGATTCTCAATCAACTTGGTATCTGGGAGAAATAATTAAAAAATGGAAATCACAAGGAAAGACGGTTATTATCGCTGAACATAAATTATTCTTTTTAGAAAATGTTGTTGATAAAGTAATTTTCATAAAAAACGGTAGAATTACTAATATTTGGCCAATTTCAGAATTTAAAAATATTTCTCATAAAGATTGGGGTTTACGGCAATTGAATTTAGGGAATTTAACTGCAAAATGTGGTGAATATTATTCCAATGCTCAAGAATTTTTAGAATTTAAAAATTTTAAATTTAAATATAAAAAAATCCCTGTGTTGGATATGGGTAATTTTAAAGTACCTAAAAATGAGATAATTGCTATTATTGGAAAGAATGGTGCTGGAAAATCTACCTTTGCGAATTGTTTGTGCGGTCTTAAAAGATCATTCAACGGTGAACTTATTTTTAATAATAATTCTCTAAAAAGAAAAGATAGATTGAAAAAGAGTTATATGGTTATGCAGGATGTTAATCATCAATTATTCACTGAAAGTGTTCTTGATGAAGTATTGTTGAGTATGGATGAAGAAGATATTGATTTTGCTGAATCTATTTTGACTAATTTGAATTTAATTCATCTAAAGGATGCTCATCCAATGGTTTTATCTGGCGGTGAGAAACAAAGAGTTGCTATTGCTTCTGCTATTGCTTCTAAAAAGGAAATATTGATTTTCGATGAACCGACAAGTGGACTTGACTTAAATAATATGATGAAAGTAAGTGAAAATTTAAAATATCTTCAAAGCTTAGGGATGACTTCTTTTATTATAACCCATGATTTTGAGCTAATAATGGAAGCATGTTCCCATATCATTCATCTGGAGGATGGAAAATTAATTGGAAATTATAAGATTAACGGAGAAAAATTAAGTGAGTTTTTTTTAAATTAAATTTTTCTATTTATTTTAAAAGGCATTATACAACCTAATATTTTAGGTATACCTAAATTTAAATACTTTATTTGATATATAGTAATGTAGATAATTAATATATAGGAAGGCAATAATAATGAGTACAATTATTGAATTTAAAAATGTGTGTAAAGAATATAAATCTGGAGATCACATTTTAAAAGCTATGGATAATGTTAATTTTACAATTGGTGAAGGGGAGTTTGTTG
This window harbors:
- a CDS encoding MptD family putative ECF transporter S component, encoding MSEILNVKDLITVGIFSVIMVVLIFLFGMLGYIPILMLALPIIAALICGVPYMLFLTRVTKFGMVTLLGLVLGIVMFLSGHTWVPIVIFTLFAFVADCILKMGDYSSVKNSIISYSCFIVGIMGNMLPFFVLRDYFIGSIRNSMGNDYVNVIAPFLNYEVFIILVILTFIFGLISAYLGKIVLKKHFERAGIA
- a CDS encoding energy-coupling factor transporter transmembrane component T, which encodes MELKLNNNPGLNVDPRTKIILLIIISFMVFNEAPLYVSGILVLIPFFCLFFSDYKKVALIYIAVYSMAIYVQIYLIPTSTGILSIILITFSYTSSRMLPIFMMGYYTISSTKVSEFITSMENINVPKEIIIPLSVVFRYVPSVYDEIKSITNAMKMRGFGLTVKSLKSPLKMIEFYMIPILISAVKTSDELSAASLTRGLSNPRKRTHLLEVKFSKIDYFLIMIAVIGFIIFAYYFIGGH
- a CDS encoding ABC transporter ATP-binding protein; its protein translation is MININNVSFSYNDDINLENINLNIKKGEVILLCGESGCGKTTLTRFLNGLIPNFFDGNRKGSVYMNGNLIDEMKIYEISEYIGSVFQNPKTQFFNVDTTSELVFGCENLAIDKDEIERRLEMVVNDFDLEHLLNKNIFELSGGEKQKIACASVSAVFPDILVLDEPSSNLDSQSTWYLGEIIKKWKSQGKTVIIAEHKLFFLENVVDKVIFIKNGRITNIWPISEFKNISHKDWGLRQLNLGNLTAKCGEYYSNAQEFLEFKNFKFKYKKIPVLDMGNFKVPKNEIIAIIGKNGAGKSTFANCLCGLKRSFNGELIFNNNSLKRKDRLKKSYMVMQDVNHQLFTESVLDEVLLSMDEEDIDFAESILTNLNLIHLKDAHPMVLSGGEKQRVAIASAIASKKEILIFDEPTSGLDLNNMMKVSENLKYLQSLGMTSFIITHDFELIMEACSHIIHLEDGKLIGNYKINGEKLSEFFLN